A segment of the Candidatus Dependentiae bacterium genome:
GTTGCAAAAAAAGATAAAGAAGCTGAGCAAGAATTAGCAAAGATTTAATGAGGAAGTCTCGAAAGTTTAAATAAAATTAAAAACAATGGTGGGAAGTGTTCAATAAAGAATGCTTCCCACTCTTCTTTGTGTCTTGTGATTTTGGTCGATTCATAGTATCCTTAAGGTATCATTAAGTTAATTATCTTTCTGATGTTGACAAGAAATTATCACCCATAGTAGATTCCCATAATAGATTAAACAAAATCGATATTTCCAAAAAGGATTTGAATGAGTTCTGATACCAATCAAGAAAAGAAAAAACCTGAAATTTCTCCGATTTTAATCGAAGATGAGCTAAAATCATCGTTTCTTGATTATGCAATGTCTGTTGTTGTATCAAGAGCAATTCCTGACGTGAGAGATGGTCTTAAGCCCGTGCATAGGCGTGTAGTTTACACGATGCATAGTTTGGGATTCGTTCACAATAAGTCTTACCATAAATCAGTTCGTGTAGTCGGTGAAGTGCTTGGTCGTTTCCATCCACATGGTGATCAAGCTGTTTACAACACAATGGTTGGTATGGTTCAAGATTTTTCTAAGCGTTATCCTCTTTTGGATGGTCAAGGAAACTGGGGTTCGGTAGATGGTGATAACGCAGCTGCTATGCGTTACACCGAAGTGAGAATGGAAAAAATCTGTTCAGAGCTTTTAGCTGATATTACAAAAGAGACTGTTGATTTCGTTCCAAACTTTGACGAATCAACTATTGAACCGGTCCTACTTCCAACAAAATTCCCAAACCTTTTAGTCAATGGTACTGCAGGTATTGCAGTAGGTATGGCTACATCGATTCCACCACATAATTTTGGTGAAGTAATCGATGGTTGTTTGGCGATTCTAAAAAATAAAAATTTAACTGATGAAGAATTATTCCGCTTGATTCCTGCTCCTGATTTTCCAACAGGTGGAATCATTTGTGGTCGTGCTGGTATCGTAAAAGCATACCAAACTGGCCGTGGTAGCCTGGTGCTTCGCGGTGTTGTGGTTGAAGAAGAAGGCAAAAAAGGTACGCAGCTGGTAATTTATGAGTTACCGTATCAAGTAAATAAAGCCGAATTGATTATCAAAATTGCTGATTTGGTTAAAGATAAAATCATAGAAGGTATTTCTAACATTCGTGACGAATCTGACAAAAAAGGTATGCGTCTGGTTATCGAGCTTAAAAAGGGCGATATTCCAAGTGTTACTTTAAATCAGCTTTACAAGCATACATCTTTACAAACAACCATTTCGTTTTTGATGCTTGCGCTTTTGGACAACAAGCCAATTGTGTTTTCATTGCGCCGTATCCTGGATGAATTTATTATTCATCGTAGAACGATCGTTTCAAAAAGAACTGAGTTTGATTTAAGAAAAGCACAAGCAAGAGAACACATACTTGTCGGCCTTTTAATAGCGCTTGATAATATTGATAAGGTTATTGAATTATTAAAGCTTTCAAAATCAACACAAGAAGCAACTGAAAAATTAAATGATCAGTATCTGCTTTCAGCTGAACAGGCTAAAGCAATTCTTGAGATGAGACTTCAGCGATTAACTGGCTTGGAACAAGAAAAATTACATGAAGAAATGAAAGAACTTAAAGTTTTAATTTCTGGATTGCAAATTATTTTACAGGATCCTGCAACGCTAGATAAAGAAATTATCAGAGAGTTAATTGACCTTAAAGAAATGTATGGCGATAAACGTCGTAGCAAAATTGAAGGTCCTATCGATTTACTTTCTGATCTTGATTTAGTTCCTGAAGAAGATGTTGTTGTGACACTTACTCGTAAGGGTTATATCAAGCGCGTTACTTTAAAAACGTATGAAGTTCAGCATCGTGGCGGCAAGGGTAAAATGGGCATGGCATCGCTCGACGATTTCGATGACATTGTCCAAGATCTTTTTGTAACTACAACTCATGGCGATTTACTATTCTTTAGTAATTTTGGTCGAGTTTATTGTATGAAAGTTTATGAAATACCTGAAGGTTCACGTATTTCTAAGGGTCGTGCGCTTGTTAACTTATTACCGCTGCAAGAAGGTGAGTATGTTGTTAAGCTTCTAGATTCTGGCGATATTGATGATAAATATGTGATCATGGTAACTCGTGATGGAAGCATTAAGCGTACGCTTGGTGAACATTTTACTAAGATTCGTTGTACTGGTATTCGAGCATTGAGTTTAAATGAAGGCGATGAATTAGTATTCTGTGCTGTGTGTACAGAAGATAATTCAATTGTTATAGCAACAAAACTTGGTCAGGGTATTCGATTCAAGGTTCCTGAAGTTCGCTGCATGGGACGACAAGCTGCCGGTGTGCGTGGAATTCGCATACGACCTGGTGATGCTGTGGTTGGTATGGAAGTTATCAGCGATGATCGTGATATCTTGTTTGCTACAGCGCGTGGATTTGGAAAACGTACAAAAATTGAAGATTTCCGTGTTGCGCATCGTGGTGGAGTGGGTGTTCGCACAATTCCAACTGGTGTTCGTAACGGTGATGTGATTGGTTTAGTTCGCGTTGGTGATGATTCAGAAATATTGTTAATCGATAAGGCTGGAAAAATAATTCGAATTTCTCCAAAAGAAGTTCGCACAATGGGCCGTCAAGCTCAGGGTGTTCGATTAATTCGGTTGGATGATTCGCAAGAGCTTTCATCGGTCGTTTCGTTTTCTGGGGTAATGCCTGGGGAGCAAGAAGCTGAACCGTCAGGTACTGAACAGTCGGGGACTGAACAGTCTGTGGCTGACCAGTCAGCTGCCAATGTTGAAGGCGACAAAGAATAAATAAATATAAATAGTTTTTAAAAAAGAAGGATTTGTAAGCGAGGTGCTTATAAATCCTTCTTTTTTTTATATTGCCGGTGTTATGAACTTACAAAATGTTGTTTTACATCTTTCGCTTATCGAAGGCCTTGCGCCAAGGTTTTTGCATGAATTACTTGAGAGCTTTTTTGTAAAAAACAATGCGCAGGAACAGGGCTCTACTAAAAACCTTGAAGCGTTCTACAGCTACTCGCTGCAGGATTTTATAAGCCTTGGTTGTTCGAGCGATAAAGCACAGCTGCTTATCTATGGTTTGCAAAACAATCAAAGACTTTTAG
Coding sequences within it:
- the gyrA gene encoding DNA gyrase subunit A, which encodes MSSDTNQEKKKPEISPILIEDELKSSFLDYAMSVVVSRAIPDVRDGLKPVHRRVVYTMHSLGFVHNKSYHKSVRVVGEVLGRFHPHGDQAVYNTMVGMVQDFSKRYPLLDGQGNWGSVDGDNAAAMRYTEVRMEKICSELLADITKETVDFVPNFDESTIEPVLLPTKFPNLLVNGTAGIAVGMATSIPPHNFGEVIDGCLAILKNKNLTDEELFRLIPAPDFPTGGIICGRAGIVKAYQTGRGSLVLRGVVVEEEGKKGTQLVIYELPYQVNKAELIIKIADLVKDKIIEGISNIRDESDKKGMRLVIELKKGDIPSVTLNQLYKHTSLQTTISFLMLALLDNKPIVFSLRRILDEFIIHRRTIVSKRTEFDLRKAQAREHILVGLLIALDNIDKVIELLKLSKSTQEATEKLNDQYLLSAEQAKAILEMRLQRLTGLEQEKLHEEMKELKVLISGLQIILQDPATLDKEIIRELIDLKEMYGDKRRSKIEGPIDLLSDLDLVPEEDVVVTLTRKGYIKRVTLKTYEVQHRGGKGKMGMASLDDFDDIVQDLFVTTTHGDLLFFSNFGRVYCMKVYEIPEGSRISKGRALVNLLPLQEGEYVVKLLDSGDIDDKYVIMVTRDGSIKRTLGEHFTKIRCTGIRALSLNEGDELVFCAVCTEDNSIVIATKLGQGIRFKVPEVRCMGRQAAGVRGIRIRPGDAVVGMEVISDDRDILFATARGFGKRTKIEDFRVAHRGGVGVRTIPTGVRNGDVIGLVRVGDDSEILLIDKAGKIIRISPKEVRTMGRQAQGVRLIRLDDSQELSSVVSFSGVMPGEQEAEPSGTEQSGTEQSVADQSAANVEGDKE